A window of Streptomyces sp. NBC_01224 genomic DNA:
TTGTGGTCCTGGGAACCGACGTTGTCGTATGGGGAGTGTGCCGATGTCGATGCGGCCGAGTGGACCGGGTGGGGTTCCGGCGGAGACAGTGCGGGTCGCGCGGGCGGCCTGAGGTGCTGCACCGGCGCCGGGCCGAGCAGCAGACCACGCGGCGGAAAGAGCGTTACAAGATGCGCGCCGACGTCGAAGGCACAATTTCCCAGGGCGTTCGACGCTGTGGCCTACGCAGATCCCGCTACCGCGGGCTCGCCGGGACCAGCCGCCAGCACCGGCTCACCGGAGCAGCGATCAACCTTGCCCGCATCGACGCCCACCTCACCGACACACCCCGAGCCCGCACCCGCACAGGCCGCTTCGCAGCACTTCGTCCCGTCGGTCAAACGGCCGACGGGGCGAAGCAGGCCCGGAAACAACCAACAGCATCCGCCTTCCGCACGGTGCGGCCTGCCTGCGCCCCGGGACTCGTCCCCAACTCCCTTGTGTCGAAGGGGTGTACGACACTCGCTCCACTCTGATAGGAAAGCTTCCTAACAGAATGTTGGAACGACGAACTCCCTTTGGAGGACTGGTGCACACTCCCCACACACGCACCGCACGTCGCAACACCCGCTCCGTGCGCATCGCGGTCATCGCGGTCGGATTGACCCTCACGGCGATACCCGTCACGGCCTACGCCGGTGCCCCCACGCACCCGGCGGTACATCAGCAGACGGCGGTGGTTCAGCACGCCGCCGCCGCGACCGGGCTCGACGATCCGGCGAAGAAGGATATCGCCATGCAGCTGGTCTCCAGCGCGGAGAACTCCTCACTCAACTGGAAGGCCCAGTACAAGTACATCGAGGACATCGACGACGGCCGCGGCTACACCGCGGGCATCATCGGCTTCTGTTCCGGCACCGGCGACATGCTCGACCTCGTCGAGCTGTACACCCAGCGCAAGCCGGGCAACGTCCTCGCGAAGTACCTCCCCGCGCTGCGGAAGGTGGACGGCACCGATTCCCACAGCGGTCTCGACCCGAACTTCACCAAGGACTGGGCGACCGCCGCGTCCGACTCGGCGTTCAAGCAGGCGCAGAACGACGAGCGGGACCGGGTGTACTTCAACCCGGCGGTCAGCCAGGGCAAGGCCGACGGCATCGGCACGCTGGGCCAGTTCGCGTACTACGACGCCATCGTCATGCACGGCAACGGCGGCGACAGCACCAGCTTCGGCTCCATCCGCAAACGGGCCCTCTCGAAGGCGAAGCCGCCGGCCCAGGGCGGCAACGAAGTCACGTATCTCAACGCCTTCCTGGACGCCCGGGTCTGGGCGATGCAGCAGGAGGAGGCCCACTCGGACACCAGCCGGGTGGACACCGCTCAGCGGGTCTTCCTGAAGAAGGGCAATCTGAACCTGGATCCGCCGCTCGACTGGAAGGTGTACGGCGACAGCTACCACATCGGCTGACACACACCCGGGTCACGGCTGAGGCGCGTACGGCAGCACCCGTCGGGGTCTCCGTACGCGCCACAGCGCCCTGCCGGCCGAAGCCGGCTTCGGTCAGTGTGCGGCCACCGCAGCCGCTGCCGCCGGGCTCTGCTCCTGCGGCGACGGATCCGGATCCGGCTTCCTGCCGAGGTGGTTGAAGGCCAGGTTGAGCACGATCGCCACGACGCATCCGGTCGAGATCCCGGAGTCGAGCACGACGAGCGCATCCTTCGGGAACGCGTGGTAGAAGTCGGGTGCGGCGATCGGGATCAGGCCGATGCCCACGGCCGCTGCCACGATCAGCGCGTTCTCGCCCTTCTCCAACGCGGCGGTCGCCAGTGTCTGGATGCCGCTCGCGGCGACCGAACCGAAGAGCACGATGCCCGCGCCGCCGAGGACGGGCAGCGGGACGAGCGCGATGACGGATGCGGCCACGGGGACCAGCCCGAGCACTATCAGGATGCCGCCCCCCGCGGCCACCACGAAGCGGCTGCGGACCTTGGTCATCGCGACCAGCCCGATGTTCTGGGCGAAGGCACTGCACATGAAGCCGTTGAAGAGCGGGCTGATGGCGCTGCCCAGGGTGTCGGCGCGCAGGCCGCCCTCGATGGTCCGCTCGTCGGCCGGACGGTCCACGATCCTGCCGAGAGCCAGCATGTCCGCGGTGGACTCGGTCATGCAGACCAGCATCACGATGCACATGGATACAATCGCGGCGGCCTCGAACTGCGGTGCCCCGAAGTGGAACGGCGTCGGGAAGCCGACCAGGTCGGCGTCCTTGATGGCGCCGAAGTCGGTGATGCCGACCGGGATCGCGATCAGCGTGCCGACGACCAGTCCGAGCAGGATGGCGATCTGCTGGAGGAAGCCGCGCAGCAGTTTGCGCAGGGCGAGGACGATCACCAGCGTCACCGCGGCCATGGTGATGTTGGTCGTCGAGCCGTAGTCGCCGGCCGTGGCATTGCCGCCCTGGGACCAGTTGAAGGCGACCGGCAGCAGCGAGACGCCGATCAGCGTGATCACGGTGCCGGTGACGACGGGCGGGAAGAAGCGGACCAGCTTGCAGAAGTACGGGGCGAGCAGAAAGCCGAGCAGGCCGGCGACGATGATCGCGCCGAAGATGACGGCTATGCCGTCGTGTCCGCGGTCCTTTCCTATCGCCACCATCGGGGTCACCCCGGCGAACGAGACACCGTTGACGAACGGCAGCCGGGCACCGATGCGCCAGAAGCCGAGGGTCTGGAGCAGGGTGGCCAGGCCCGCGGTGAAAAGGCTCGCCCCCATCAGGAAGGCGGTCTCCTTGGGGGTGAGGCCCACGGCGGGTCCCAGAATCATCGGCGGGGCCACCACGCCCGCGTACATCGCGGCCACGTGCTGGAGGCCGCTGGTGAACATCCTCAGCGGGGGGAGTGTTTCGTCGACCGGGTGTTTCCGGTCTGCCGAGGCCGAATCGCGGGCGGGGGCGAGGTGGGGGTCGGCATCGGGTGCTGCGACTGCGTCGTTGCGAAACCTGGGCGTAGCTGCCACGGCGGTTCCTCCGGTCGGGTACACGTCTGCGGCGACGTGGGTGTCAGGGAGGTGGTGCAAGTGGTGCGTTGGTGCAGGTGGGGCAGGTCGTGCAGCTGGTGCGGGCAGCTTTCTTCGCCGGTACGGGGGCGCGTACATGCAGTACCCGCCCCCTGCACCGGTTGCCGTGGACCCCGCTCGGGTCCACGGCGGCCGGCCGAGGGCCGTCCCCCTCGGCCGGCCGGTATCGGGGGGTGCCCCGGAGCGTCAGGCTCCGGCGGCAATCTGCGCGAGGCGGCGGGCCTCGTCGCGGGTGGCGCGGGCGATGGCGTCCTCGTCCGCGGTGATCAGGTGGTTGCCCTCGACGACCGGCTTGCCGTTGACGAGGGAGAGGGTGACGGGGGCCGCGGCGCCGAAGACGAGTGCGGTCACCGGATCGGCGATGGAGGCGTGGGCGAGGGTGTCCAGTTTCCAGAGCACCAGGTCGGCGAGCTTGCCGGGCTCCAGGGAGCCGATCTGGTCGGCGCGGCCGAGTACCTGGGCGCCGCCGTACGTTCCCAGGCGCAGGGCCTGACGGGCGTTCAGGGCCTTCTCGCGGTGGGCGCCGAGGCGGTTGATGAGGAGGGCGTTGCGCAGTTCGGTGTGGAGTTCGCCGGACTCGTTGGAGGCGGTGCCGTCGACGCCGAGGCCGACCGGGACGCCCGCTGCGAG
This region includes:
- a CDS encoding chitosanase gives rise to the protein MHTPHTRTARRNTRSVRIAVIAVGLTLTAIPVTAYAGAPTHPAVHQQTAVVQHAAAATGLDDPAKKDIAMQLVSSAENSSLNWKAQYKYIEDIDDGRGYTAGIIGFCSGTGDMLDLVELYTQRKPGNVLAKYLPALRKVDGTDSHSGLDPNFTKDWATAASDSAFKQAQNDERDRVYFNPAVSQGKADGIGTLGQFAYYDAIVMHGNGGDSTSFGSIRKRALSKAKPPAQGGNEVTYLNAFLDARVWAMQQEEAHSDTSRVDTAQRVFLKKGNLNLDPPLDWKVYGDSYHIG
- a CDS encoding nucleobase:cation symporter-2 family protein, producing MAATPRFRNDAVAAPDADPHLAPARDSASADRKHPVDETLPPLRMFTSGLQHVAAMYAGVVAPPMILGPAVGLTPKETAFLMGASLFTAGLATLLQTLGFWRIGARLPFVNGVSFAGVTPMVAIGKDRGHDGIAVIFGAIIVAGLLGFLLAPYFCKLVRFFPPVVTGTVITLIGVSLLPVAFNWSQGGNATAGDYGSTTNITMAAVTLVIVLALRKLLRGFLQQIAILLGLVVGTLIAIPVGITDFGAIKDADLVGFPTPFHFGAPQFEAAAIVSMCIVMLVCMTESTADMLALGRIVDRPADERTIEGGLRADTLGSAISPLFNGFMCSAFAQNIGLVAMTKVRSRFVVAAGGGILIVLGLVPVAASVIALVPLPVLGGAGIVLFGSVAASGIQTLATAALEKGENALIVAAAVGIGLIPIAAPDFYHAFPKDALVVLDSGISTGCVVAIVLNLAFNHLGRKPDPDPSPQEQSPAAAAAVAAH